The DNA segment CAACAGCACAAACAGTGCTGTCACATTCAACAGATAATACCCTTTTTGAAACTGGTTCTGTTGCATGTGCTAGCGATCCAGATCAGGTGCCACAAACCGGAGATGAAGGGTCAAGTGATAATATTTTCTATAGATCTTATGTGCCTGCAAATTTTGGTATCTCAGGAGATTTTGAGGTTCAAGGAGCTAACTTCTTTATATCATTTCAAGATGTTGGAGGAACCGATCCAACTTCTTTTTTTACAGTGAGATTTTATGTTTCTGATGGTGTTTTTCCAAATGGAACTTTAATTGAAATTGCTTCTCAAGATTTATCAGCTACCGTAGCAGATCATGGCACCCTTTTTGAAGTTACTCTTGATACCCCAGTATCTGTTTCTGCTGATGCCGAAATAGTTATTGGTGTTGATTTTCCTGAAGCATTACCTGTTCCAGACAATTATGATATTAGAATAGGTATTAATGGTGCTGGTCAAGATGCTCCAAGTTATCTTACATCTGATGCTTGTGGTATTGCAATACCTACACCAGCTGCAGATGTTGGTCCTGGTTTTCCAAATAACAATATTATTTTAGATTTAGTTGGTATGGAAGTGTTAGGAGTTAATGAAGAGTTACTTTCTCAAGTTTCTGTTTATCCAAATCCTGCAACAGATGTTATTAACTTAAATGTTCCTTCTTCTGTAGAATTACAGAATGTATCAATATTTGATGTATTAGGAAAAGAAGTAAAGCGCGCATCTGCTAGCCAAGTTAGCATAGCAGATCTTTCTGCTGGTGTTTACATCCTAAAAGCTGAAACCTCTGCAGGTGAGTTGACTGAAAAAATCGTTAAGAACTAAGTAAACGTTCTTTACTTTATTATTATAGAGCCTCGCGAAAGCGAGGCTCTTTTTTGTTTTACGCATGTGTAGTTATTTTAATTCACACAGTTTTTTTCTTGTTATAAAAATCAGCTATAGTAAGGCAATATTTACGAAGCGTTTTATGCCATGATTACAAGCAAGGTTTTATGGTGTATTTGGTATTAAGTCAGATAAAACTTCATATAGCAGAATAACGAGGCTTACTTTATCACTAGAGTATTTGAATTGAATGGGGTGGGAGAGTCTTTAACTATCTGTCTAAACCAATACAGTTGTCTTTTAAAACTTTTATAAGATAGTTTTTGAATAAACCCTTACTATTAATCAATAAAAAAACCGGATATACATTTGCTTGTATATCCGGTTTCTTATTTAATCTATATTGACTACTACTTAACCATTCATAGAGACCAAAAACTCTTCGTTGTTCTTGGTGTGTTTTACTTTGTCGTTAATAAACTCCATAGCTTCAACTGGATTCATATCTGCTAAGTATTTGCGCAATACCCACATACGTTGTATCACGTTATCATCGAGCAATAGATCATCTCTACGGGTGCTTGAAGATGTAAGGTCGATGGCAGGGAAGATTCTTCGGTTAGATATTTTTCTATCCAATTGAAGTTCCATATTACCAGTTCCTTTAAATTCTTCAAAAATAACCTCGTCCATTTTAGATCCAGTTTCGGTAAGCGCTGTAGCAATAATACTCAACGAACCGCCATTTTCAATATTACGGGCAGCACCAAAGAAACGCTTTGGTTTATGTAATGCATTGGCATCTACACCACCACTTAATATTTTACCACTAGCAGGT comes from the Marixanthomonas ophiurae genome and includes:
- a CDS encoding T9SS type A sorting domain-containing protein; this encodes MKKITLLVAALAVTAFTTAQTVLSHSTDNTLFETGSVACASDPDQVPQTGDEGSSDNIFYRSYVPANFGISGDFEVQGANFFISFQDVGGTDPTSFFTVRFYVSDGVFPNGTLIEIASQDLSATVADHGTLFEVTLDTPVSVSADAEIVIGVDFPEALPVPDNYDIRIGINGAGQDAPSYLTSDACGIAIPTPAADVGPGFPNNNIILDLVGMEVLGVNEELLSQVSVYPNPATDVINLNVPSSVELQNVSIFDVLGKEVKRASASQVSIADLSAGVYILKAETSAGELTEKIVKN